Below is a genomic region from Kribbella qitaiheensis.
AGCCGCCCGCGCCGCGTCACTGGCCGGCCTGGAGCGGCTGGGAATCCGCGTGGACCCGGCACTCAATGCCGCCTCCTCGGACCGGCCTCGCGCGATCTCCACCGACGCGAGCCCCGTCGCGGTCCTGGTCATCCCCACCAACGAGGAATGGCAGATCGCGCGCGAAACCGTCAGCGCGATCCGGTCGCGCCCGCCACGGGTCTGAACGACCGGGTCGCCCGGACGATGTTCTGCCTGTTACGGGACCTTCGTCCCATGAGAGGGGTCATTGGGCGGTGGGAGCAAGCCAGGAAGACGGCGAGGATGAGGAGTGCCCGGGAAGGCCCGGGATTTGGAGAGGATGACGGATGACGCTCTGGCACGACGGATCCATGAGCGGTTGGGGATACGTCCTCGTGATCACTGGGCTGGTCGTTTTCGTCAGCGCGGTGGTCTTCGGCGCGATCGCCTGGGCGCGGTTCACTGTGGTGGCCGGCACCTCGCCCGTCGCCGAGCCGGCCCCCGAGTTGCTGCTGGCCCTGCGACTGGCGGACGGCACGATCGAGGTCGATGACTACGAGCGGCGTCTGGACGCCTTGCACGACCACTACCCGGCCGCGCCGACCCGGCCCCACAGCCGATCCGATGAGCCCTATTCAGGCGTGCGGATCATGCCTTAGTGGATTCGCCGGACGCGCGGCGCTTGGCTACCTGACGCAACTGGGTGATCCGCGCCGTTCCCAAGGTCAAGGTCAGCAATGTCGCCGCGACGGCGGCGATCAGCAGCATGATGGCCAGCGGCGCCGACCCGTCCAGCCACAGGAACGACACCTCAGTACGCCGGGTGTTCTGCAGCAAGAACACGATCAGAGCGACGAACAGCACCGCCGCCGCGCACAGCCCGACCCACAAAGCCCCCACCCGCGTGGACGGAACACCTACCGCGGCCGGGACCTCGGCGGGGGCTTCGCCTCGATCGGACTGATCCTTGGGCACGGGTTCGACCTGACCCGAGTCGGCCGTGGAGGTCGGCAGCGCATCACCGGGGCGGTGAGGCAAAGCAGCGCTGGTCTTGCGGTTCCGGATCGCCATCTGTGGCTCCTCGCGGTCCCCGGACTGGCTGGCGTCCCAACAGACGCGTCACGACCCGGATACACCCCAGACTACGCCTGACGACACCCAGGTAGGAGACCCTGCCAAGCCTGGGAACGGCTCCTGGCCGATCGAGCTGGATTCCGCCGCCGCCGTGCCCGGCCCGAACTCGCCCGCGTGATGTAGGTCGTCCTTAGGCGGTGGCGTGCTGGCCGATGATGAGGATGTTGCCGTCGGGGTCCTGGACGCGTGCCTCGCGTTCGCCCCAGGGCTGATCGACGGGCTCCTGAGTGATCGTCCCGCCGGCCTTGCGGATCTCGTCGACCGCGGCCGCGCAGTCATCGACGTACAGCCACAGCGAGATCGCCGGAGTACCCGGAGCCTGTCTGTACGCCGGATCATGGCCGAGGCCGAGGGCTGCCTGGCCGAACCGAAGGCTCACGTACGCCGGTGTGCCCTCTGGAGGGAACTGGTAGACCTGCTCTCCGCCGAGGACCTCTGTGTAGAACTGCAGTAGTCGCGGCAGATCGCTACTGACCACAATCGGGAAAACGGTGTCGACGATCATCGCAGTTCTCCTCGCTCGAGTAGATGGTTTCACCCACGTTGACGAACGAGCCCGTCACAAATCGACAGTCGATCCGTTCGGACCCACGTGGCAGGCACCTCATCCGGCTGATGCACAAGCGGTGCAGGTGCGAGCTACCGGACGCGCTCGGAGCCGGTCGTCCCAGATGGGTCGGCCGCAGCGCTCGCACGTTTCGTAAGTACCAGCAGCAAGGCGTTCCTCCGCGGCATCGATCTCCGTGAGGTGCCTGCGAGCCTGCTCGGCCAGCGCACCGAGTTGGGACCGTTCGAACGCGATCGTCGACCCCTCAGGATCGTGCTCGTCATCGGCGTTGCTGTCACGCGAGGCAGCCACGATCGCGTCGAAGTCGCCAGTCAGGCTCGCCAGGCGCTCAAGAGTCTTCTGCCGCTCACGCTCAAGCCGAGTACGCCGATCGTCCATCCCTCCATTCTGAACCAGCTCGCCACGGCGTGATCGCTGCCCACGGACCCGAACTCGGCTGGTGCGTCAAGAGCGCGTCTCGGATGAGTGCCACCGGCCACCGACAATTCGCCCGGCGACGCGATTTCTAGGGCGTTACGTCGAGGGCCGGGTCGGGTTTGCTGACGGTCGAGTCGCGGGCGTGGACGGCAGCATGGTCGACGTCACTGTGGGTCATGGCCAGGTAGGCAACCAACGCCGCGAAGAGGAGCAGCCCGATCCCGGTGACGGGGCCGGTGCCCCAGCCGACACCGCCGTCGTGGGTGCCCTTGCCGAGCCAGTCGGCGACCGAAGCGCCGAGCGGTCGGGTCAGCACGTACGACGCCCAGAAGGCCACTGTGACGTTGAGGCCGAGCTTCCGTAGGCCGAGCGGCACCACGATGAGCACGGCGAAGAGCAGGATCGACCAGGTGAAGCCGAGGCCGAAGTCGATGGCGGTGGCGTCGCCGACCGCGGTGCCGAACAGGGCGACGCTGAGGACGGTGGCCCAGTAGCGCACCGGGTGGTAAGTCTCGGCCCTCAGCTGTACCTGAAGAGCGGCGAAGAAGGCACCGATCCCGATGATGGCGGCCAGTGGGATGCTGACGGTGCCGAGGAAGTCCGAGCCCGTCTCGCCGATCCCGGTGGTCAGCAGCTTGACTACCCAGAACCTGAGGAAGACCGCGGGGACCTTCGGGGCCGAGAACACTCGCGTACGCATGGGTCCCGAAGCCTAGATTCCCCAACCTGATAACCACCTGAGTCTCGGGAGCGCCCGTACGGCGCGACGACGGCCTCAGGCGTCTCTGCGGCCGACAAGGAAGAGGGCAAGGGCCAGTGGGACGAGTACGTAGACGGCACAGATGAGTAGACCCAGTGCCGGTGAAGGTGCTCCATCGACAGGTGGGCGGGTGGAGATGAGCGCGTTGCCGGCGGCCCAGAGGTTCCACTTGGACGGCCAGCTGATCCAGCCTGACAGGTTTGTAGCCACGAGTGGGACCACGAAGACCAGTCCGAACACGGCGCTGACCGCTCCGGCTGTGTGCCGGATGATGGCGCCGAGGCCGAGTCCAAGGAGAGTCAGGGCAACCAGATAGATGCCTGCGCCGGCTACCGCGCGTAGGGCAGCGCCATCGCTCAGCGGGACGTCCAGATGGACACTGCGGAGTCCGAGCTGAGCGACCAAGAAGCTGACGAGGGAGAGGATCTCGCCTACCACCAGTGTCATCGCTCCGAGTACGACGGCTTTGTCGATCAGCACGAGCCGGCGCCGGGGAGTCACCGCGAAGGTGGTCCGGATCTGCCCGGTCGTGTATTCCGAGCTGATCGCCAGCACCCCGATCACGCCGAACGCCAACTGGGCGAACGCGAGCCCGTCGAAGCTCAGATTGACAGGATCGAAGGCGGCCTTGTCGACGGTCGACCAGGTCGGGTAATCCTTGGCGCGGCCGGTCGCGGAGAACAGGCCACCTAGTACTGCGACCGCGAACGCGGCGGCGAGGCTCAGCGGCGTCGAGCGGACGGATCGCAGTTTGGTCCATTCGGAGAGCAGCATCAGTTCGTCCTTCCGGTGCGGTACTGCGCGGCGTCGTCGGCCAGATCCAGATAGGCGTCCTCCAGCGATCGCCCGTCTGCGGTGAAGTCGGACAGCGGGGTGTCGGCGAGCAGCCGGCCGCGGCCGATCACGATGAGGTGGTCGGCGCCCTGTTGCATCTCGCTCATCAAATGGCTGGAGACGAAGACGGTCCGGCCTTCGTCGGCCAGGCCACGAAGGAGCCCTCTGATCCAGCGCACACCTTCGGGATCGAGACCGTTGACCGGCTCGTCGAGGAGCAGGACGTCGGGCTCGCCGAGGAGAGCGGCCGCGATTCCGAGGCGCTGTCGCATGCCCAGTGAGTAGGTGCCCACTCGACGGGTGGCAGCTTCGCTGAGGCCGGTCAGCTCAAGTACCTCAGTCACTCGGCTTCCGCCGATCCTTGCCGCCTGAGCGATGCAGAGAAGATGGTTGCGAGCAGAGCGACCTGGATGGGCCGAGTTTGCGTCCAGTAACGCGCCAACCCGCTGTATTGGCTTCGCGAGTGCGTAGTACGGCTTGCTGTTGATCAGTGCCCGTCCGCTGTCGGGCCGGTCGAGGCCGAGCAGCATTCGGAAGGTGGTCGACTTGCCGGCGCCGTTCGGGCCGAGAAAGGCCGTGACGCGACCGGGCTGGGCGGTGAAGGTGAGGTCGTCGACGGCCTGTGTCGATCGATAACACTTGCTGAGTTGGTGTACTTCGATCATCGGATGCTCCAGTGGATTCGGCTTGCGTGTTGCCACGATGTCGGTGCGGCCTGGTGCTGGGCATTGCACTACGGGGAGAGATCCGCGTCCGCCCGCGGGTTGAGATCTGCCGTCAGACGTATGCCTGGAGGGTGATGACCGGGCGATTTCAACGCCCCTACTGTCATAGCTATGGACAATCGGGTGCCTTTGGTTGCGCGGCTACGGCCGGGTCAGGTGCTGGCCGTGGAAAGCGCACTAGCGGGTGCATATGGAATTGCAGCCTGGGTCTTGTTCACTCACAAAGGCCAGGAGCCTCTGCTGGCGCTGCTGGGTACAGCGCTCGCAGCCGGGGCAATCGTGCTCACCAGACGCCGTCCGGTCTGGGCCTTCGTGACTGGGTGGATTCCGCTCGCGCTGATGCCGATCGACAACTCCCTGGGCTTCATTGCGGTAGTTCCGCTCTGCTACGCGCTGTTTCGGATAGCTGGACTCCGCAGCCGGCATACCGGGCTGGCAGCGCTCGCGGCGGCCGAAGCAGGTGCGGTGGCGACGGCCCTGCCCGGCTTCGATCGGGCGGGTGCGGTCGTGCCGTTCGGGATGATGTTGCCGGTGCCTGGGTGTGTGGGTACGTC
It encodes:
- a CDS encoding VOC family protein, which produces MIVDTVFPIVVSSDLPRLLQFYTEVLGGEQVYQFPPEGTPAYVSLRFGQAALGLGHDPAYRQAPGTPAISLWLYVDDCAAAVDEIRKAGGTITQEPVDQPWGEREARVQDPDGNILIIGQHATA
- a CDS encoding DUF1049 domain-containing protein, producing the protein MAIRNRKTSAALPHRPGDALPTSTADSGQVEPVPKDQSDRGEAPAEVPAAVGVPSTRVGALWVGLCAAAVLFVALIVFLLQNTRRTEVSFLWLDGSAPLAIMLLIAAVAATLLTLTLGTARITQLRQVAKRRASGESTKA
- a CDS encoding ABC transporter permease subunit yields the protein MLLSEWTKLRSVRSTPLSLAAAFAVAVLGGLFSATGRAKDYPTWSTVDKAAFDPVNLSFDGLAFAQLAFGVIGVLAISSEYTTGQIRTTFAVTPRRRLVLIDKAVVLGAMTLVVGEILSLVSFLVAQLGLRSVHLDVPLSDGAALRAVAGAGIYLVALTLLGLGLGAIIRHTAGAVSAVFGLVFVVPLVATNLSGWISWPSKWNLWAAGNALISTRPPVDGAPSPALGLLICAVYVLVPLALALFLVGRRDA
- a CDS encoding SHOCT domain-containing protein → MTLWHDGSMSGWGYVLVITGLVVFVSAVVFGAIAWARFTVVAGTSPVAEPAPELLLALRLADGTIEVDDYERRLDALHDHYPAAPTRPHSRSDEPYSGVRIMP
- a CDS encoding ABC transporter ATP-binding protein produces the protein MIEVHQLSKCYRSTQAVDDLTFTAQPGRVTAFLGPNGAGKSTTFRMLLGLDRPDSGRALINSKPYYALAKPIQRVGALLDANSAHPGRSARNHLLCIAQAARIGGSRVTEVLELTGLSEAATRRVGTYSLGMRQRLGIAAALLGEPDVLLLDEPVNGLDPEGVRWIRGLLRGLADEGRTVFVSSHLMSEMQQGADHLIVIGRGRLLADTPLSDFTADGRSLEDAYLDLADDAAQYRTGRTN
- a CDS encoding TraR/DksA family transcriptional regulator, which encodes MDDRRTRLERERQKTLERLASLTGDFDAIVAASRDSNADDEHDPEGSTIAFERSQLGALAEQARRHLTEIDAAEERLAAGTYETCERCGRPIWDDRLRARPVARTCTACASAG